In Mesorhizobium sp. 113-3-3, a genomic segment contains:
- a CDS encoding thiamine phosphate synthase, with protein MNDATPPNRCRIVLIAPQGVPAARIATAFEGGDVASLILPENGMDEASFQAFAEQIVPTAQAAGVAVIIAGDTRIAGRVQADGIHVEASKAELAETIEHFQAKMMVGAGGAKKRDDALELGETRPDYIFFGRFGYDNKPEPHPRNLALGEWWAQMIQIPCIVMAGSDLASVEEVAATGAEFVALSSAVFADGVDPKTAVARANALLDETAPRFED; from the coding sequence ATGAACGACGCCACACCTCCCAATCGTTGCCGCATCGTGCTGATCGCGCCGCAAGGCGTGCCGGCCGCCCGCATCGCCACCGCATTCGAGGGCGGCGACGTCGCCTCGCTGATCCTGCCCGAGAACGGCATGGACGAGGCCTCTTTCCAGGCCTTTGCCGAACAGATCGTGCCGACGGCACAGGCCGCCGGCGTCGCTGTGATCATCGCCGGCGACACCCGCATCGCGGGCCGTGTCCAGGCGGACGGCATCCACGTCGAGGCGTCCAAGGCCGAGCTCGCCGAAACGATCGAACATTTTCAGGCGAAGATGATGGTCGGCGCCGGCGGCGCCAAGAAGCGCGACGACGCGCTCGAGCTTGGCGAGACGCGGCCCGACTACATCTTCTTCGGCCGCTTCGGTTACGACAACAAACCGGAGCCGCATCCGCGCAACCTGGCGCTGGGCGAATGGTGGGCGCAGATGATCCAGATCCCCTGCATCGTCATGGCCGGATCCGATCTGGCTTCCGTCGAGGAAGTGGCCGCCACCGGCGCCGAGTTCGTCGCGCTGTCGAGCGCGGTGTTCGCCGACGGTGTCGATCCGAAAACGGCCGTGGCCCGGGCCAACGCGCTGCTCGACGAAACCGCGCCGCGCTTCGAGGACTGA
- the rcdA gene encoding protease adaptor protein RcdA — MNEPSKGSAKTVKLAERRVFSHSFKPLYQEGMGLVEQAAEYLDGKGRAEAKKLSRLAATLYAAESMRLTTRLMQVASWLLLQRAANSGEMTRDQVASEKSKVRLDTASAHDEAAGWAELPEDFLDLVNRSLRLQALVRRMDDEIYGAGAVVDMQPMGRRPNPVSDQISLLNTAFARN; from the coding sequence ATGAACGAGCCTTCGAAGGGCAGTGCGAAAACCGTCAAACTGGCGGAGCGTCGGGTTTTTTCGCACTCCTTCAAACCGCTCTACCAGGAAGGCATGGGGCTGGTCGAACAGGCGGCCGAGTATCTTGACGGCAAGGGCCGCGCCGAGGCCAAGAAGCTGTCGCGGCTGGCGGCCACGCTCTACGCGGCCGAATCGATGCGGCTGACGACCAGGCTGATGCAGGTCGCCTCCTGGCTGCTTTTGCAGCGCGCGGCCAATTCCGGCGAGATGACCCGCGACCAGGTTGCTTCGGAAAAGTCCAAGGTGCGTCTCGACACCGCTTCCGCGCATGACGAAGCCGCCGGCTGGGCCGAACTGCCCGAGGATTTCCTCGACCTCGTCAACCGCTCGCTTCGCCTGCAGGCGCTGGTGCGCCGCATGGACGACGAGATTTACGGTGCCGGCGCCGTGGTCGACATGCAGCCGATGGGCCGCCGGCCCAATCCGGTTTCCGACCAGATCAGCCTGCTGAACACGGCTTTCGCCCGCAACTAA
- a CDS encoding class I SAM-dependent methyltransferase, giving the protein MAQNIYDQPDFFAGYSQLGRSIEGLEGAAEWPALRAMLPDIGGLRIVDLGCGFGWFCRWAHEHGARHVLGLDLSEKMLARAKAAGPDAGIAYERADLDQLALPQDSFDLAYSSLALHYVEDVARLFRTVHQALSPGGHFVFSTEHPIYMAPTRPGWAVDAEGHRTWPVDRYLVEGPRKTDWLAKGVVKHHRTIGTTLNALIGSGFTIGHVEEFRPTEAQITARAELAEELERPMFLLVSASVSP; this is encoded by the coding sequence ATGGCGCAGAATATCTATGACCAGCCGGATTTCTTCGCCGGTTACAGCCAGCTTGGCCGGTCGATCGAAGGCCTTGAAGGTGCCGCCGAGTGGCCGGCGCTGCGCGCCATGCTGCCTGACATCGGCGGCTTGCGGATCGTCGACCTCGGCTGCGGTTTCGGCTGGTTCTGCCGCTGGGCGCACGAGCATGGGGCGCGCCACGTCCTGGGGCTGGACCTGTCGGAGAAGATGCTGGCGCGGGCGAAGGCCGCCGGGCCGGACGCCGGCATCGCCTACGAGCGTGCCGACCTCGACCAGCTCGCCCTGCCGCAAGACAGCTTCGATCTCGCCTACAGTTCGCTTGCCTTGCACTATGTCGAGGACGTCGCGCGGCTGTTCAGGACGGTGCATCAGGCGCTGTCGCCCGGGGGGCATTTCGTCTTCTCGACGGAGCATCCGATCTACATGGCCCCGACCAGGCCCGGCTGGGCGGTCGATGCCGAAGGCCACAGGACATGGCCTGTCGACCGCTATCTGGTGGAAGGCCCGCGCAAGACCGACTGGCTGGCCAAGGGCGTGGTGAAACACCACCGCACCATCGGCACCACGCTGAACGCGCTGATCGGGTCCGGTTTCACCATCGGACATGTCGAAGAATTCCGTCCGACGGAAGCCCAGATCACGGCCAGGGCGGAACTGGCGGAAGAGCTCGAGCGGCCGATGTTCCTGCTGGTCTCGGCGAGTGTATCCCCTTGA
- a CDS encoding zinc-dependent alcohol dehydrogenase family protein has protein sequence MQAIELQAPGGIDNLRSVERPMPEPGRQEMIIKVKATALNYRDVEIARGSYHTAFALPLIPLSDGVGEVVAVGAEVTRFKVGDRVCGTFWQRWVGGGFAMAEPSYQRGGPIDGLLSEFARLDEQAAVLAPPHLSDIEAATLPCAGVTAWHALFTEGQLKPGETVLSLGTGGVSLFAVQFAAAAGAHVIVTSSSDDKLARAKALGAHHGINYRDNPDWSSAVLALTDGRGADHIIEVGGPQSFAQSLKASARGAQINVIGYLGGSEGSINPLDIFRRQVRARGIPVGSRESFEAMNRGLTVNRIRPVIEKVFAWKDAAAAFRHLEHGSPFGKVVLDHMQ, from the coding sequence ATGCAGGCGATCGAATTGCAGGCTCCCGGCGGCATCGACAATCTCAGGTCGGTCGAGCGGCCGATGCCGGAACCGGGCCGCCAGGAGATGATCATCAAGGTCAAGGCAACGGCGCTCAATTACCGCGACGTCGAGATTGCCCGTGGCAGTTACCACACCGCTTTTGCGCTGCCGCTGATACCGCTTTCGGACGGTGTGGGCGAAGTTGTCGCTGTCGGCGCCGAAGTGACCCGTTTCAAAGTTGGTGACCGCGTCTGCGGCACGTTCTGGCAGCGCTGGGTCGGCGGCGGCTTCGCCATGGCCGAGCCCTCCTATCAGCGTGGTGGGCCCATCGATGGCCTGCTCAGCGAATTCGCGCGGCTGGACGAACAGGCGGCCGTGCTCGCACCGCCGCATCTGAGCGATATCGAAGCGGCGACATTGCCTTGCGCGGGGGTCACGGCCTGGCATGCGCTGTTCACCGAAGGCCAGTTGAAGCCGGGCGAGACGGTGCTCAGCCTGGGCACTGGCGGCGTCTCGCTGTTTGCGGTGCAGTTCGCCGCGGCGGCCGGCGCGCATGTCATCGTCACGTCGAGCAGCGACGACAAGCTCGCGCGGGCAAAGGCGCTTGGCGCGCATCACGGCATCAACTATCGCGACAATCCCGATTGGTCGTCAGCCGTGCTGGCGCTGACCGACGGCCGCGGCGCCGACCACATTATCGAGGTCGGCGGGCCGCAAAGCTTCGCCCAGTCGCTGAAGGCTTCGGCACGTGGCGCCCAGATCAACGTCATCGGCTATCTCGGCGGCAGCGAAGGGTCGATCAACCCCCTCGACATCTTCCGCCGCCAGGTCAGGGCGCGCGGTATACCGGTGGGCTCACGCGAATCCTTCGAGGCGATGAACCGGGGCCTGACAGTCAACCGGATAAGACCCGTGATCGAGAAGGTGTTTGCCTGGAAGGACGCGGCTGCAGCTTTCCGGCACCTTGAACACGGATCGCCCTTCGGCAAGGTCGTCCTCGATCATATGCAGTAG
- a CDS encoding LysR family transcriptional regulator, whose translation MPPGACNSIACIVFPSFEKSVERKIACRHSDFKFIIVRMIMHLEDQIMLEELRTLVLFAEEGSIQNVARRLPLTQPAVTRQMQRLEDMLATTLLDRRQKPPRLTSAGLEVLARAKDILASVEALKEFAADAEPQGVLRVGLAHGLSDASVAGAIAGAAAAFAKISLRLKTGWSAELIEQFERGQLDMAIVLRPADHQGPEALGSERLCIIAQAGAHLADARMPWVLSPEPCDARQTLVSSLGGGRHPLVVAAEIQDPAMQMEWVRRGHGLGLMPLRLAARGLPDGLALVDLEGVDLSLQVVALRSPHLNRLAKAVEAIAKAVGEAIKIGT comes from the coding sequence ATGCCGCCGGGAGCCTGCAATTCGATCGCCTGCATTGTCTTTCCTTCCTTTGAAAAATCCGTCGAAAGGAAAATCGCTTGCCGGCATTCTGATTTCAAATTCATAATAGTCAGAATGATTATGCATTTGGAGGATCAAATCATGCTGGAGGAACTGCGCACGCTTGTCCTGTTCGCCGAGGAAGGCTCGATCCAGAATGTGGCCCGCCGCCTGCCTTTGACGCAGCCGGCCGTCACAAGGCAGATGCAGCGGCTGGAGGATATGCTCGCGACAACACTTCTCGATCGCCGGCAGAAGCCGCCGCGCCTGACCTCGGCGGGACTGGAGGTGCTGGCGCGCGCAAAGGACATACTGGCTTCGGTCGAGGCTCTGAAAGAATTCGCCGCCGACGCCGAGCCGCAGGGCGTGCTGCGTGTCGGCCTGGCGCATGGCTTGTCCGATGCAAGCGTTGCCGGCGCTATCGCCGGCGCGGCCGCCGCGTTTGCAAAAATATCGTTGCGGCTCAAGACCGGCTGGAGCGCGGAACTCATCGAGCAGTTCGAACGCGGTCAACTCGACATGGCGATCGTTCTGCGACCTGCCGATCATCAAGGCCCGGAGGCGCTCGGCAGCGAACGTCTCTGCATCATAGCGCAGGCAGGCGCCCATCTCGCGGACGCTCGGATGCCTTGGGTTCTCAGCCCCGAGCCTTGCGACGCCCGTCAGACGCTCGTCTCCAGCTTGGGCGGCGGACGGCATCCGCTCGTCGTGGCTGCAGAAATCCAGGACCCGGCGATGCAGATGGAATGGGTACGCCGTGGACACGGCCTCGGCCTCATGCCGTTGCGGCTCGCGGCGCGCGGGCTTCCCGACGGCCTCGCGCTTGTCGATCTCGAAGGTGTCGACCTTTCATTGCAGGTCGTGGCGCTGCGCTCGCCACATCTCAACCGGCTGGCGAAGGCCGTGGAGGCCATTGCGAAAGCCGTCGGCGAAGCCATCAAGATCGGGACCTGA
- a CDS encoding tetratricopeptide repeat protein yields MIQAAAAETVPLPQPKPETGVHTDKPIEKQLPQPATTAQPAPLPSADNINPDRFGAKPADAAYGAFQRGLYKTAYNLALTRAQNGDPAGQTLVAEILSRGLGVPLNAAEASKWYALAAEQGVPEAQFQYALMLLDGRYVKKDTKAAYALMQAAAEAGNQLAQFNFAQMLVQQDPGDAGLARAVSYYERAAATGLADAQYAMSQIYANGVGGKPHDDAQARRFLAQAARQNYDTAQIDLAAWMIEGRGGARDLKSAFGWTKQAAEGGNVAAQNRLAKLYMQGIGTDPDLVLAGAWYIVARRAGLIDPDMDDFLQGLSDDQTKQALQKANRLP; encoded by the coding sequence ATGATCCAGGCCGCCGCCGCCGAAACCGTACCTTTGCCGCAGCCCAAGCCTGAAACCGGCGTGCACACCGACAAGCCGATCGAAAAGCAGCTGCCGCAGCCCGCCACCACGGCGCAGCCCGCACCGCTGCCCTCGGCGGACAACATCAATCCCGACCGCTTCGGCGCCAAGCCGGCGGACGCGGCCTATGGCGCCTTCCAGCGCGGGCTCTACAAGACGGCCTATAATCTGGCGCTGACCCGTGCCCAGAACGGCGACCCGGCGGGGCAGACATTGGTGGCCGAGATTCTGTCGCGCGGGCTCGGCGTGCCGTTGAATGCGGCGGAAGCCTCGAAATGGTATGCACTTGCCGCGGAACAAGGCGTGCCTGAAGCGCAGTTCCAGTACGCGCTGATGCTGCTCGACGGCCGTTACGTCAAGAAGGACACCAAGGCGGCCTACGCGCTGATGCAGGCCGCCGCCGAAGCCGGCAACCAGCTGGCGCAATTCAATTTCGCGCAGATGCTGGTCCAGCAGGATCCCGGCGACGCGGGCCTGGCCAGGGCGGTCTCCTATTATGAGCGCGCCGCCGCGACCGGCCTCGCCGACGCGCAATACGCCATGTCCCAGATCTATGCCAATGGCGTCGGCGGCAAGCCGCACGACGATGCGCAGGCAAGACGCTTCCTGGCCCAGGCCGCGCGGCAGAACTACGACACCGCGCAGATCGATCTCGCCGCCTGGATGATCGAAGGCCGCGGCGGCGCCCGCGACCTGAAATCGGCTTTCGGCTGGACCAAGCAGGCAGCCGAGGGCGGTAACGTCGCCGCGCAGAACCGGCTGGCAAAGCTCTATATGCAAGGCATCGGCACCGATCCCGACCTGGTGCTGGCCGGCGCCTGGTACATCGTCGCCCGCCGTGCCGGCCTCATCGACCCCGACATGGACGATTTCCTGCAAGGGCTGAGCGACGACCAGACCAAACAGGCCCTGCAGAAGGCAAACCGCCTGCCCTGA
- the efp gene encoding elongation factor P: MAKINGNEIRPGYVIEHDGGLWVAVRTNTVKPGKGGAYNQVELKNLINGTKLNERFRSAETVEQIRLDLKDFSFLYEQDDALVFMDTQSYEQLELNKEFVGDRAAFLQDGMMVTVQLYEERPIGISLPDYVTLTITEADPVVKGQTAASSYKPAVLENGIRVLVPPFIGAGERIIVDTNEITYVRRAD, translated from the coding sequence ATGGCCAAGATCAATGGCAACGAAATCCGTCCCGGCTACGTCATCGAACATGATGGCGGCCTGTGGGTGGCGGTCAGGACCAACACCGTCAAGCCCGGCAAGGGCGGCGCCTACAACCAGGTCGAACTGAAGAACCTGATCAACGGCACCAAGCTCAACGAGCGGTTCCGCTCGGCCGAGACGGTCGAACAGATCCGCCTTGACCTGAAGGATTTTTCCTTCCTCTACGAGCAGGACGACGCGCTGGTGTTCATGGACACCCAGAGCTACGAACAGCTCGAACTGAACAAGGAGTTCGTCGGCGACCGCGCAGCGTTCCTCCAGGACGGCATGATGGTGACGGTCCAGCTCTACGAGGAGAGGCCGATCGGCATCTCGCTGCCTGATTACGTCACCCTGACCATCACCGAGGCCGACCCGGTGGTGAAGGGCCAGACGGCGGCATCCTCCTACAAGCCGGCGGTGCTGGAGAACGGCATTCGCGTGCTGGTGCCGCCCTTCATCGGCGCCGGCGAACGCATCATCGTCGACACCAACGAAATCACTTACGTGCGCCGCGCCGACTGA
- a CDS encoding sulfite exporter TauE/SafE family protein codes for MSGLLLDPWFYAAAIPAVILVGLSKGGFGGAVGFVGVPLMALTIPPVQAAAILLPILCLMDIVSVWTWWGVYDRKMLVDMMPGAVIGIGLGWLTAALVTEEAVRLIVGAVAIIFVLRWLYLQFRHGSDHAAEPNRFAAAVWGTVAGFTSFVAHVGGPPFQVYALPIRLDPKVLSGTAAIFFAATNALKLIPYFALGQFDTANLTASAVLMPLAPLSTIAGAWLVRRMRPEIFYPFTYATVAVVAVKLLWDGLAGLM; via the coding sequence ATGTCAGGCCTGCTTCTCGATCCGTGGTTCTACGCGGCCGCCATTCCGGCGGTCATTCTGGTCGGCCTGTCCAAGGGCGGGTTTGGCGGTGCTGTCGGTTTCGTCGGCGTGCCGCTGATGGCGCTGACCATACCGCCGGTGCAGGCGGCGGCCATCCTGCTGCCGATCCTGTGCCTGATGGACATCGTCTCGGTCTGGACGTGGTGGGGCGTGTATGACCGCAAGATGCTGGTCGACATGATGCCCGGCGCCGTCATCGGCATCGGGCTCGGCTGGCTGACGGCCGCGCTGGTCACCGAAGAGGCGGTGCGGCTTATCGTGGGCGCCGTCGCGATCATCTTCGTGCTGCGCTGGCTTTATCTGCAGTTCCGCCATGGTTCCGACCATGCCGCCGAACCCAATCGTTTTGCGGCCGCGGTCTGGGGCACGGTCGCCGGCTTCACCAGCTTCGTCGCCCATGTCGGCGGCCCGCCCTTCCAGGTCTATGCCTTGCCGATCCGGCTCGATCCCAAGGTCCTGTCGGGCACCGCCGCGATCTTCTTTGCCGCGACCAATGCGTTGAAGCTCATCCCCTATTTCGCGCTCGGCCAGTTCGACACCGCCAATCTCACGGCATCCGCCGTGCTGATGCCGCTGGCACCGCTGTCGACCATCGCCGGCGCCTGGCTGGTGCGGCGCATGCGGCCCGAGATCTTTTATCCCTTCACCTATGCGACCGTGGCTGTCGTGGCCGTCAAACTGCTGTGGGACGGCCTCGCCGGCCTCATGTAA
- a CDS encoding DUF2269 family protein — protein MDWYSIVKFLHIVSATLWVGGGFVLFLLGMLAERAGNIEDKLQAMRASGQLGGRFFAPMSMLTLLFGLIMCTFWVGFSDLWIIIGLAGYATTFSIGMFIFKPTGERMGAMIAKDGVTPSVLVIGQRMMSAARFDYAVMLVIVADMVLKPTTHDIGILAGMMLVLAAGATLAIGGSRRLVESAA, from the coding sequence ATGGACTGGTATTCGATCGTCAAGTTTCTCCACATCGTCTCAGCCACCTTGTGGGTCGGCGGCGGCTTCGTGCTGTTCCTGCTCGGCATGCTTGCCGAGCGCGCCGGCAACATCGAGGACAAGCTTCAGGCAATGCGTGCCAGCGGGCAACTGGGGGGGCGTTTCTTCGCGCCGATGTCGATGCTGACCCTGCTCTTCGGCCTCATCATGTGCACCTTCTGGGTCGGCTTCTCCGACCTGTGGATCATCATCGGCCTGGCCGGCTACGCCACGACCTTCTCGATCGGCATGTTCATCTTCAAGCCGACCGGCGAGCGCATGGGCGCGATGATCGCCAAGGACGGTGTGACACCTTCCGTGCTTGTCATCGGCCAGCGCATGATGAGCGCGGCGCGCTTCGACTACGCGGTGATGCTGGTGATCGTCGCCGACATGGTGCTCAAGCCGACCACGCATGACATCGGCATCCTCGCCGGCATGATGCTGGTCCTGGCGGCAGGCGCCACGCTGGCCATCGGCGGAAGCCGCCGGCTGGTGGAAAGCGCCGCCTGA
- a CDS encoding Lrp/AsnC family transcriptional regulator, giving the protein MLDDLDRSLLEILVRDARTSLKELAAQVGLSSPSVSERLRRLEERGVIRAFTVEIDPLALGYTLQAIVRIKPLPGKLHIVQKLIEEIAEFGECDKVTGDDCFVARLFVRSIGDLDGILDRIADKAETSTAIIKAQPIRRRPPPLGVPSSS; this is encoded by the coding sequence ATGCTGGATGATCTCGACCGAAGCCTCCTCGAAATCCTGGTCAGGGATGCGCGGACCTCGCTGAAGGAGCTGGCTGCCCAGGTCGGGCTGTCGTCGCCAAGTGTTTCGGAGCGGCTGCGGCGGCTCGAGGAGCGCGGCGTCATCCGGGCGTTCACCGTCGAGATCGATCCGCTGGCGCTCGGCTACACCTTGCAGGCGATCGTGCGCATCAAGCCTTTGCCGGGCAAGCTGCACATCGTCCAGAAGCTGATCGAGGAGATCGCCGAATTCGGCGAATGCGACAAGGTGACGGGCGACGACTGTTTCGTCGCCCGGCTGTTCGTGCGCTCGATCGGCGACCTCGACGGCATTCTCGACCGCATCGCCGACAAGGCCGAAACCAGCACCGCGATCATCAAGGCGCAGCCGATCCGGCGGCGGCCGCCGCCGCTCGGAGTTCCATCCTCGTCTTGA
- a CDS encoding DMT family transporter: MNDTVRGTVEMSAAMAILGTIGWFVIMSGQPIMDVVFWRCAFGAVTLLVICACLGLFRNRLSLRVIGLAALGGAAIVINWVLLFSAFSRASISIATAVYNTQPFMLVAFGALFFAERLTLTKLTWLAIAFAGMVLIIEAAPDAGDVGTNYFAGILMALAAAFFWAVAAIVTKKLKGTPPHLIALIQVCVGVVMLAPLANLSHLPPDAWSWAMLATLGIVHTGLMYILMYGAIQKLPTHLQGSLSFIYPVVAILVDVVAFGHRLHLSQVVGAALILTAAAGMNLGWSLWKSKVPA, translated from the coding sequence ATGAACGATACGGTACGCGGCACGGTCGAAATGTCGGCTGCAATGGCGATCCTTGGGACGATCGGATGGTTCGTCATCATGTCCGGCCAGCCGATCATGGATGTGGTGTTCTGGCGCTGCGCGTTCGGCGCGGTGACGCTGCTCGTCATCTGTGCTTGCCTGGGCCTGTTTCGCAACAGGCTGTCCTTGCGCGTCATCGGTCTGGCCGCGCTTGGCGGTGCGGCCATTGTCATCAACTGGGTTCTGCTGTTCAGCGCCTTTTCCCGCGCGTCGATCTCCATCGCCACCGCCGTCTACAACACCCAGCCCTTCATGCTGGTCGCCTTCGGCGCGCTCTTCTTCGCCGAGCGATTGACGCTGACCAAGCTGACATGGCTGGCCATAGCCTTCGCCGGCATGGTCTTGATCATCGAGGCCGCGCCTGACGCCGGCGATGTCGGCACCAACTATTTTGCCGGCATCCTCATGGCGCTGGCCGCGGCCTTCTTCTGGGCGGTCGCTGCCATCGTCACCAAGAAGCTCAAGGGCACGCCGCCGCATCTGATCGCGCTCATCCAGGTCTGCGTCGGCGTCGTCATGCTGGCGCCCCTCGCCAATCTCTCGCATCTTCCCCCCGACGCGTGGAGCTGGGCCATGCTGGCGACGCTGGGCATCGTCCATACCGGGCTGATGTACATATTGATGTACGGCGCCATCCAGAAGCTGCCGACGCATTTGCAGGGATCGCTGTCCTTCATCTATCCGGTGGTTGCCATCCTGGTCGATGTCGTGGCTTTCGGCCATCGGCTGCATCTCAGCCAGGTCGTCGGCGCCGCTTTGATCCTGACGGCTGCGGCCGGCATGAATCTTGGCTGGTCGCTGTGGAAGTCGAAAGTGCCGGCATAG
- the trhA gene encoding PAQR family membrane homeostasis protein TrhA, with protein sequence MTNIPPQLEIPFVGRWHYSRAEMIADGIVHAVGIVLAIAAGSTLLALAAFRVGPGEYIAAAFYVVSLLTVLSVSLAYNLWPVSSPAKWVLRRFDHAAIYLLIAATYTPFLAQLDASPLARWMIVLVWIAAAAGIAIKVFFPGRFDRLAIVFYLAIGWSGIVLVKPLVETLPTTSIVLIVAGGVVYSCGVIFFAWKGLRFHNALWHGFVVTGAGLHLAAMVDCLVINRF encoded by the coding sequence ATGACCAATATCCCGCCGCAACTCGAAATCCCCTTTGTTGGGCGCTGGCACTACTCCCGCGCGGAGATGATCGCCGACGGCATTGTCCATGCTGTCGGCATCGTACTGGCGATCGCGGCCGGCTCGACGCTGCTGGCGCTGGCGGCGTTCCGTGTCGGCCCCGGCGAGTACATCGCCGCCGCCTTCTACGTCGTCTCGCTGCTCACCGTGCTGTCGGTGTCGCTCGCCTACAATCTGTGGCCGGTGTCGTCCCCGGCCAAATGGGTTCTGCGGCGCTTCGATCACGCCGCGATCTATCTTCTGATCGCCGCCACCTACACGCCTTTTCTGGCCCAGCTCGACGCTTCGCCGCTGGCCCGCTGGATGATCGTGCTGGTCTGGATCGCGGCAGCGGCGGGCATCGCCATCAAGGTGTTCTTTCCTGGCCGTTTCGACCGGCTGGCGATCGTCTTCTATCTCGCCATCGGCTGGAGCGGCATCGTCCTGGTCAAGCCGCTCGTCGAGACGCTGCCGACGACGTCGATCGTCCTCATCGTCGCCGGGGGCGTCGTCTATTCCTGCGGCGTCATCTTCTTCGCCTGGAAGGGTCTGCGCTTCCACAACGCACTCTGGCACGGCTTCGTCGTCACCGGCGCGGGCCTGCATCTGGCGGCCATGGTCGATTGCCTGGTGATAAACCGTTTCTGA
- a CDS encoding inositol monophosphatase family protein: MARSALLNVMVQAAMKAGRSLSRDFGEVQNLQVSLKGPGDYVSQADRKAEDIIFAELSKARPGYGFLMEERGVVEGEDSQHRWIVDPLDGTTNFLHGIPLFAVSIALERQGQIVAGVIYNPAMDELYTTERGGGAFMNDRRLRVAGRIKLVDTVIGCGMPHLGRGHHGNFLVELRNVMAEVSGVRRLGSAALDLAYVAAGRMDGFWETGLSAWDIAAGLLLIREAGGFVSDMDGGQDMLDNGSVVAGNEVIQRALLKTVKTPFAPR, encoded by the coding sequence ATGGCACGCTCAGCCCTTCTCAACGTCATGGTCCAGGCCGCAATGAAGGCCGGCCGCTCGCTGTCGCGCGACTTCGGTGAGGTTCAGAACCTGCAGGTCTCGTTGAAGGGGCCCGGCGACTATGTCAGCCAGGCCGACCGCAAGGCCGAGGACATCATCTTTGCCGAATTGTCGAAGGCGCGCCCGGGCTACGGTTTCCTGATGGAAGAGCGCGGCGTGGTGGAAGGCGAAGACAGCCAGCACCGCTGGATCGTCGATCCGCTCGACGGCACCACCAATTTCCTGCACGGCATTCCGCTTTTCGCTGTCTCGATCGCGCTGGAGCGCCAGGGCCAGATCGTCGCCGGCGTCATCTACAACCCGGCCATGGACGAGCTCTACACGACCGAGCGCGGTGGCGGCGCTTTCATGAACGACCGCCGGCTGCGCGTCGCCGGCCGCATCAAGCTGGTCGACACGGTGATCGGCTGCGGCATGCCGCATCTGGGACGCGGCCACCACGGCAATTTCCTCGTCGAACTGCGTAACGTCATGGCCGAGGTCTCGGGCGTGCGCCGTCTTGGTTCCGCCGCGCTGGATCTCGCCTATGTCGCCGCCGGCCGCATGGACGGTTTCTGGGAAACCGGCCTGTCGGCCTGGGATATCGCCGCGGGTCTGCTCCTGATCCGCGAAGCCGGCGGTTTCGTCTCCGACATGGATGGCGGGCAGGACATGCTGGACAATGGCTCGGTCGTCGCCGGCAACGAGGTCATCCAGCGCGCTTTGCTGAAGACGGTGAAAACGCCGTTTGCACCGCGCTGA
- a CDS encoding PH domain-containing protein: MASGSFQGRLLPREHIMWSGIPTQGLFFTSRDMFLIPFSLLWCGFAIFWTYNAARQGAPLFFDAWGVMFICIGLFFVFGRFAVDAWLRRRISYAVTDKRILIMRTAPFANFTSIDLERLPDIQVTGEGEKRGTLRFGVGTSFFGSPGGWPQSRYQNFASWSPALDPVPQFLGIEDPSKVFDIVMKARNALRSA; encoded by the coding sequence GTGGCGAGCGGATCTTTCCAGGGACGGCTATTGCCCCGCGAACACATCATGTGGAGCGGTATTCCCACGCAAGGCCTGTTCTTCACCAGCCGGGATATGTTTCTCATTCCGTTCAGCCTGCTCTGGTGCGGCTTTGCGATTTTCTGGACCTATAACGCGGCAAGGCAAGGCGCACCACTTTTCTTCGACGCATGGGGAGTAATGTTCATTTGCATTGGTCTCTTCTTCGTCTTTGGCAGGTTTGCAGTCGACGCGTGGTTGAGACGGCGTATCTCCTATGCGGTCACGGACAAACGCATTCTCATCATGCGCACCGCGCCTTTCGCCAACTTCACGTCGATCGATCTGGAGCGTCTTCCCGACATCCAGGTGACCGGCGAGGGCGAAAAGCGTGGCACTTTGCGCTTCGGCGTGGGGACATCGTTCTTCGGAAGTCCGGGCGGCTGGCCTCAGTCGCGCTATCAGAATTTTGCCAGCTGGTCGCCGGCTCTCGACCCCGTCCCGCAGTTCCTTGGCATCGAGGACCCGTCGAAAGTCTTCGACATCGTCATGAAAGCCCGCAATGCCCTTCGTTCCGCCTGA